The genomic window CATTGTAATTGTACTGGTAGTTGCTTCACTGTTCCATTTAAGCCTAAGCAATACCACCATCATTTCAATAATGTATGGCATAACAGGAGGAACATCCGTATTTCTGGTCTGGGCGATCTCAAGAGAAGTTGACCCTGACCACGACATATCCGCCTTTGTTCCTGTTATCCTTTCATTTATTCCTGTTGTAGTCTTTGGGATACATCCAGTATTACCCTTATTGTGGCTCCTGCTTACACTACGCATAGTAGATCGTTCGACCGGCTTAAAAGCAGGACCCTTCGATACAATATCTGTGCTTCTACTCAGTGCATTTCTCACCTATCAACTGACATGGATATTTGGAATAATAACAGCTACTGCATTTTTTATTGATAGCAAAGCATCTTCACCAAACAAGATGCATTTGGTTGCATCAATTATTATGCTATTTATATCTGTATTCAGCATCTTCAAGGGAAACATTACTGCAATTGAAGATATAACATTGATAGAGATCACTGCTTTACTTTCCATGATAATATTATTCATTCCATCTATCCTTGATTCCCGGAAACTGAAGAGCAAAGGCGACATGACTGGCAAATCTCTTGATACATTAAGAGTGAAAATGGGAAAAATACTGTTAATAATAACTGCAATACTTTTCGTTTTAACAAATGTCGAATCTGCTCATCTCTGGCCTCTTCTATGGTGTGTTGCAACAGGAATTGGCTTATATCGTATTCTTATAGGAGATAAGACTGTTAAACTTTGAATACATATTATGGCATGAAGTAAAAATATAAGGGTGCTGCGGCATAGGTCTATATATAGGTTCATTTTTATAAATGAACCATATAATCAGGTACCCGATATTATGATAGAACTTATCAAAGCACTTGCCCTGGGATTTACAATTGGCATTTCCGCTGCACTTATTCCAGGACCTATGATGTTCGCCACGATAGGAATATCACTTGAAAAGGGCTGGCGCACAGGACCATTTATTTTCCTTGGACACTCACTGGTAGAGATATCCATAATACTCCTGATAATTGGCGGTATTTCATCCTTTATCGGAAGAAGTACCATTGCATACATGTCCATTGTTGGTGGTATTATAATGATATTATTTGGACTGATAATATTTAAAACCGCAAAAAGTGTTTCAACGATGGACATCACCGGAACGGCCAGTAAGGTCAGGATATCGAAGAGTCCGATCCTTGCGGGCATCCTTACCTCCGCACTTAATCCAACTTATGTGCTCTGGTGGCTTACAGCAGGCAGTGCAATAATACTTCAGGAATACCTCATAGGAACGATTGCTATAATTGCATTTGTCGCCGGTCACTGGCTGGCAGACCTTGGTTACCTTGTTGTAGTATCATCATCCATATCAAGAGGAAAGGATTTCATCTCCAGAAGAAGTCACACAAAAGTGCTCTACTTCTGTGGAAGTTTCATGATGATCTTCGGCATCTGGTTCATCTTTAACTACAACAAACTCTCTGCAATGCTATGATATTGGTATTACTACTATTATGTGGAAATCGAGTTTGAAAAGAATAACAGATTTAAATATTCAAGAATTACCGAACAGGAAATAAAAATATATAAAAAAGAAAGGTCAGATGAACCTGTCAAGCAGTTCATCTACTTTTTGAGGATCACTTTTATTTCCTACTAATGTCCCGGACTTAAGAACATCAAGGTGGTCCTCGAAAGTTGGTTTTTCGTTAACATAAAAGACACCAAGAGGAATCCTTTCTCCCCATTCCATGGATCTTTCAAAAGCCTTTATCCTGTCATCAGGACTGTGGTCTCCTTCTTCCATCTTATATACTCTTTCTGAATACCAGCTGAAAGTGTTGAGCTTATTAAAGGAAATACATGGCTGAAGTACATCCACCAGGGAGAATCCCTTGTGCTGGATAGCCTTTTTGATAAGCTCAGTAAGATGAGCAACATCACCTGCAAAGCCCCTGCTTACAAATGAACAATCAAGGGAAATTGCAAGCGACAATGGGTTTAGCGGAGTATTGAACACGCCATGCGTCTGTACCTTTGTCTTCATCCCGAGCTCACTTGTAGGTGAAGCCTGTCCTTTGGTAAGACCATATATCTGGTTGTCGTGAACAATCAGAGTGATGTTAGGGTTTCTCCTTACATTATGCAGGAAATGATTACCACCTTCCCCATAGCAATCACCATCTCCTGTAACTGCAAGTACGGTTAATTCATGGTTAGCTACCTTCGCTCCTATTGCAGGAGGCAGGGACCTGCCATGAAGTCCGTTGAAGACATTGCATTTCAGGTAATGTGGCAATTTGCTTGACTGGCCAATACCTGATGTGAGCAACACTTCATCCGGCGACTTGCCAAGCTCTGCAAGAGCACGCTTGACTGCCTTGAGTATCATAAAGTTCCCGCAACCGGGACACCATTCCGTTTCAAATTCACCATAATCTTCCACACTGACCATATCAGATCAACCCCTTTTCCCTCATGGAACGTATTATAGATTCAGGACTGTATGGTTTCCCATCAGACCTAAGGACATTTTCAGAAACATGCAGGTCAGTTTCATATTCAAGTAACTTCGCAAACTGTCCCGTTGCATTGTTCTCCACGCAGACAATGGTTTCTGAATTACCAAGAATATTTTTGGTAGCCTCTAAAGGCAGAGGGAAAACATGAGTGAAGTGCAAATGGTTCACCGAATGACCTTCGCTTATGAGAATATTGACCACTTCCATAAGAGGACCGTATGTAGAACCCCATCCAACAAGTGTGATCCTGGCATCTTTAGGGCCATACTGATGTGGCGGTTCCATATCCTCTCTCAAAAGATCGAGCTTTTTCATCCTCTTTTCATTCATAAGAATCCGGTTCTCGATGGTCTGGTCAATATGACCATATTCATTGTGTTCATCACTATCAGCTACGACCACTTTTCCTGCCTGTCCTGGTATCGCACGTGGTGAGACTCCTGTTGGTGTTATTTCATAGCGCTTATATTCATCTGTGTCAGCCAGTTCTTCATCAGACATAAGATACCTTTCCACCTTCACCTTCGAGGGATCAAACCTCTGGCATGTGAAAAGTGAATCTGCAAGATACTGGTCGCTCATGATAAAGACCGGTATCTGGTACTTGTCAGCAATGTTGAAAGCTTCAGCTGTCATGTAGAAACAATCATCAGGTGTCCCGGGTGCCAATACACAGCGAGGGAACTCCCCCTGTGCTGCGGTCAGCACGAACTGAAGATCACCCTGCTCGGTCATGGTAGGAAGACCGGTAGCAGGCCCCGGACGCTGGGACAGGAATATAACAGCAGGCGTCTCTGTGATACCGGAAAGGCCTAAGGCTTCTGACATCAGGCAAAATCCACCGCCTGAGGTTGTTGTCATTGCCCTTGCACCGGCAAAGGAAGCACCAAGTACCATGTTCAGGGCAGCGATCTCGTCTTCTGCCTGCTCGACCACGACATTGAAATCATCAGCATTTGCAGCCACATAGGTCATGACACCTGTAGAAGGTGTCATCGGATATGCTGCAAGGAACTGTACTCCTGCAGCCAGTGCTCCAAGTCCCACAGCATCGTTTCCTGCGATAAGCATCCTTCCATCCTTGTCCGAAGGTTCACTTACAGAGAACTTGCAGTCTGAAGGAAAATTCTTCTTTGCATAATCATAACCTGCACGTGCTGCCTTGATATTGTTATCAACGATCTCATCACCTTTTTTCTTGAAAGCTTCAGTTAGGACCTTTGCAAGATAATCAAATTCAAAGCACATCAGACCAAGGGCAGCACCACTTGCGACAGAATTGGAATAGATCTTGTTCCCGCAGACATCTTTTGCGATCTTCAGCATCGGGACATGAAAAAAAGGCTCTTTGACATCATTGACCTTGATGACTTCATTATCAAATATGATCACACCATCGGTCATCTCTTCTATTTGCTCTTCAATGGACTCTTCATCAAGAGCTATCAGGATATCCACTTTCTCGGGCATTGCCCTGATAGGCTCATCGCTCACACGTACCTGGAACGTATTATGTCCGCCTCTCACTCTTGAAAGATAGAACTGGGTGGCAAAAACATTGAAACCGCTTTTCTTGAAGGTCTTTGCCAGTGCAACACCTATGGTCTGTAAACCCTGACCTGCGGCTCCGCCTACTTTTATTACAAGATCTGTACTCATTTTGTTTCCCCTTTAGTGCAATTGTAGATCAGATAGGATCAGGTTCGATAAAACTTAGAAGGCTGACCAACAGCCCTGATCCGGATCAAATATGACCTTACTTTGCGTTCTCATTTACTTCCCATAAACCGAAGGTGTTCGCCTCGGTATCCATACAAACTGCAAGATAGCCCCAACCTGGCACGGGCATCTTTGGTTGTAGCACCATACCCCCGAGTTCCTTCACATGATCGCAGTACTCATCCACCGAAGTTACTTCAACGAAATTGGTTATCCTCTGATCAGGACTGCCACGAGGCCCCATACCCCCACCAAGACCTGGTTGACCTTCAAGGTCTGTGGTCTCGATGAAATAATAATCAAAAGCCCCATCCACTTTCTCTATATTCCAGCCAAAAAGCTCACTGTAGAACTTCTTTGCCCGCTCAGGATCATCAACTGGCAGGTCAAAATGTGCAATTGTTGGCATACATTATCACTCCCAGATAGAATATGCCTTTGAACTGATTTAAATTTTATGTAGAGAACATATCATTCAATAATCATACAAAATATCCCTGTTGATATCCTCAAGGCTATTGCAAGCCGTCATGATCATAGCCTTTTCAATATCCGATTTCATGTACTCGATCCTTCAACGATACTCGGGAGCACTTCAGCAACACCGGGAGTGGAACCAAGCACACGGTCTCCATGGTTTGAGATGACTATTATATCAGCTCCGGCTTCCATGATAAGGTCTATATAGAAATTGAAATGAAAATAGATAAGAAACAAAGAAAAAAGGTGGTGAATGGGCTTTGTGTGCCCATTGCTAAATGTGCTTAACGTTACGCGATTAAGATCGATCCACAGTTGGTTCTACAGTTCCTATTATTGATAGTCTTCCATTTCATCGAACTGAAGATACTTGTAGATCTCGTCCTGTTTTGGCTCGATCTTCTCTTTGTAAGCTTCCATGTACTCATCGACCGTAGGCATCCTGCCAAGGTTGGTAACTACAGCTCCAAGCTCTGCTGAGCCAAGGTAGACCTGAGCTCCGTCACCCACACGGTTGTCGAAGTTACGGGTACTGGTGGAGAACACTGTGGACTCATCTGGTACACGGGCCTGGTTACCCATGCAAAGTGAGCATCCGGCGATCTCGATGCGGGCTCCGACCTGGCTGTACACTGAGAAAACTGATTCTTCTTTGAGCTGTGCCTGGTCCATTTTTGTAGGTGGGCATATCCAGGTACGGACATCAGGGTTGAACTTCTGGTCACTCCAGATAGCAGCTGCAGCACGGAAGTGTCCGATGTTCGTCATGCATGAGCCTATGAAAACGTCCTGGATCTCTGTTCCTGCAACCTCTGAAAGCAGTTTGACATCATCAGGATCATTTGGACATGCAAGAATCGGTTCCTTGATGTCTGCAAGGTCGATCTCTATGACCGCGGCGTATTCTGCATTCGGATCTGCTTTGAGCAGGCTCGGGGATTCCAGCCACCCCTCAACAGCTTCGATGCGCTTCTGGATGGTCTGTGCATCGCGGTATCCGTCCCTGATCATCTTCTTCATCAATGCCAGGTTGGAGCGCAGGAAAGTGGATACGGATTCCTCGCTTAGCTGGATGCAACCTGCTGCGGCTGAGCGCTCTGCGGCTGAATCGGTAAGCTCGAATGCCTGCTCGGCTGTTAGATCAGGAAGTCCTTCGATCTCGAGGATGCGACCATTGAAGATATTGATCTTGTTCTTCTTTGGAACGGTCATCAGGCCCTGCTTGATAGCATAGTATGGTATAGCGTTGACAACATCACGCAGCGTAATGCCAGGATTGAGCTTTCCACTGAAGCGTACCAGAACTGATTCCGGCATATCCAGAGGCATGAAACCAAGAGCTCCTGCAAAGGCTACCAGACCGGAACCTGCCGGGAATGATATGCCTATAGGGAACCTGGTATGAGAGTCTCCACCGGTACCTACTGTGTCCGGGACAAGCAGGCGGTTGAGCCAACTGTGGATTACACCGTCTCCGGGTTTCAGGGATACGCCGGCACGCTCAGAAACGAAATCCGGGAGTGTTTTGTGCATCTTCACGTCTGCAGGCTTAGGGTAAGCTGCGGTGTGACAGAATGACTGCATGAACATTGGAGCCTGGAACTTCAGGCAGGCAAGTTCTGTGAGTTCGTCAGCGGTCATTGGACCGGTGGTGTCCTGGGAGCCTACTGTGGTCATTATCGGCTCACAGGCAGTACCTGGGAGAATTCCATTCACGCCACATGCGCGACCAACGATCTTCTGTGCCAAAGAGTATCCCTGCCCTGCTTCCGGAACCGGATTATCGGGCTTTGTGAATATGTCTGTCTCAGGCAGCCCAAGTGTCTCGCGGGCCTTAGTGGTCAAAGAGCGACCGATTATGAGAGGAATACGACCTCCGGCACGGTATTCATCTGCCATGGTGTTGGGTTTGAGGTCGAAAGTGGAGAGGACATTGTCATTCTCATCTGTCACTTCACCCTTTACGGTGTTGATGGTAACTATATCTCCCTGATCGATCTTGCTGATGTCCATTTGCAGAGGAAGTGCACCTGAGTCCTCGGCTGTGTTAAAGAAGATAGGA from Methanococcoides methylutens includes these protein-coding regions:
- a CDS encoding LysE family transporter; protein product: MIELIKALALGFTIGISAALIPGPMMFATIGISLEKGWRTGPFIFLGHSLVEISIILLIIGGISSFIGRSTIAYMSIVGGIIMILFGLIIFKTAKSVSTMDITGTASKVRISKSPILAGILTSALNPTYVLWWLTAGSAIILQEYLIGTIAIIAFVAGHWLADLGYLVVVSSSISRGKDFISRRSHTKVLYFCGSFMMIFGIWFIFNYNKLSAML
- a CDS encoding 2-oxoacid:ferredoxin oxidoreductase subunit beta, yielding MVSVEDYGEFETEWCPGCGNFMILKAVKRALAELGKSPDEVLLTSGIGQSSKLPHYLKCNVFNGLHGRSLPPAIGAKVANHELTVLAVTGDGDCYGEGGNHFLHNVRRNPNITLIVHDNQIYGLTKGQASPTSELGMKTKVQTHGVFNTPLNPLSLAISLDCSFVSRGFAGDVAHLTELIKKAIQHKGFSLVDVLQPCISFNKLNTFSWYSERVYKMEEGDHSPDDRIKAFERSMEWGERIPLGVFYVNEKPTFEDHLDVLKSGTLVGNKSDPQKVDELLDRFI
- a CDS encoding 2-oxoacid:acceptor oxidoreductase subunit alpha, which codes for MSTDLVIKVGGAAGQGLQTIGVALAKTFKKSGFNVFATQFYLSRVRGGHNTFQVRVSDEPIRAMPEKVDILIALDEESIEEQIEEMTDGVIIFDNEVIKVNDVKEPFFHVPMLKIAKDVCGNKIYSNSVASGAALGLMCFEFDYLAKVLTEAFKKKGDEIVDNNIKAARAGYDYAKKNFPSDCKFSVSEPSDKDGRMLIAGNDAVGLGALAAGVQFLAAYPMTPSTGVMTYVAANADDFNVVVEQAEDEIAALNMVLGASFAGARAMTTTSGGGFCLMSEALGLSGITETPAVIFLSQRPGPATGLPTMTEQGDLQFVLTAAQGEFPRCVLAPGTPDDCFYMTAEAFNIADKYQIPVFIMSDQYLADSLFTCQRFDPSKVKVERYLMSDEELADTDEYKRYEITPTGVSPRAIPGQAGKVVVADSDEHNEYGHIDQTIENRILMNEKRMKKLDLLREDMEPPHQYGPKDARITLVGWGSTYGPLMEVVNILISEGHSVNHLHFTHVFPLPLEATKNILGNSETIVCVENNATGQFAKLLEYETDLHVSENVLRSDGKPYSPESIIRSMREKGLI
- a CDS encoding VOC family protein; amino-acid sequence: MPTIAHFDLPVDDPERAKKFYSELFGWNIEKVDGAFDYYFIETTDLEGQPGLGGGMGPRGSPDQRITNFVEVTSVDEYCDHVKELGGMVLQPKMPVPGWGYLAVCMDTEANTFGLWEVNENAK
- a CDS encoding alpha-hydroxy-acid oxidizing protein codes for the protein MEAGADIIVISNHGDRVLGSTPGVAEVLPSIVEGSST
- a CDS encoding bifunctional aconitate hydratase 2/2-methylisocitrate dehydratase, which gives rise to MIEAYLKHEEERNAQGIPALPLNPEQTSELCELLQNPPAEQEEFLLNLFTERISPGVDPAAKVKADFLGKILSGEVSSPLIDKKEAIRILGTMIGGYNVKYLIEALGDTELADEATCALSGITLVYEAFDDVVELSKTNEAAKKVLESWANAEWFTSRPGIPEKITVKVFKVDGEINTDDFSPASAAWSRPDIPLHALEMGKTRFPGGIEEMAEWREEGHDVAFVADVVGTGSSRKSACNSVLWHIGKDIPFVPNKRRGCVIIGTAIAPIFFNTAEDSGALPLQMDISKIDQGDIVTINTVKGEVTDENDNVLSTFDLKPNTMADEYRAGGRIPLIIGRSLTTKARETLGLPETDIFTKPDNPVPEAGQGYSLAQKIVGRACGVNGILPGTACEPIMTTVGSQDTTGPMTADELTELACLKFQAPMFMQSFCHTAAYPKPADVKMHKTLPDFVSERAGVSLKPGDGVIHSWLNRLLVPDTVGTGGDSHTRFPIGISFPAGSGLVAFAGALGFMPLDMPESVLVRFSGKLNPGITLRDVVNAIPYYAIKQGLMTVPKKNKINIFNGRILEIEGLPDLTAEQAFELTDSAAERSAAAGCIQLSEESVSTFLRSNLALMKKMIRDGYRDAQTIQKRIEAVEGWLESPSLLKADPNAEYAAVIEIDLADIKEPILACPNDPDDVKLLSEVAGTEIQDVFIGSCMTNIGHFRAAAAIWSDQKFNPDVRTWICPPTKMDQAQLKEESVFSVYSQVGARIEIAGCSLCMGNQARVPDESTVFSTSTRNFDNRVGDGAQVYLGSAELGAVVTNLGRMPTVDEYMEAYKEKIEPKQDEIYKYLQFDEMEDYQ